In one window of Cytophagaceae bacterium ABcell3 DNA:
- a CDS encoding N-acetylmuramoyl-L-alanine amidase → MKSLFVLLILFLHLEYGLTAQNLNRIDGGSDLYSSYSAKLDSSLQTFIFPQKVSSMSVEFAENGFVLGFQVVIGRDSFSVMPLLHPQDGEGQLSELIIFDKPVDKFKILNPVSDIELTLHVNHLPAFGTTPKGKDKNILKSGSTTVCEGIDIVTPEIWRDGLEGPVAPPSETQVKHVVVHHSAGANNYSSAVDVVRNIYLFHTKPPSEGGRGFNDIAYNYLIGNDGSIFQGRDDQGLFDPDNVLGAHFCAKNSNTMGVCLMGTFSAVRPSFEMAESLYGLISWKLRKESLSPFSSSQHPISNPDRWLQVVAGHRQGCGSTDTSAFNTSHTLCPGDSVAHMLGEMRNHIYGKMQSCDYVSSIEEGEEDEVRLWPMPASAFFKVYVPGEHAYNLSIYTSEGVLKKSQTIKAKVEERVNIAGLASGLYFVYLETGGLRKVRKLIKQ, encoded by the coding sequence ATGAAAAGTTTATTTGTTTTATTAATTCTTTTCCTGCATTTGGAATATGGATTAACTGCGCAAAATTTAAATAGGATTGACGGAGGTAGTGACCTGTATAGTAGCTATAGTGCAAAACTGGATTCTTCCTTGCAAACTTTTATATTTCCCCAAAAGGTGTCATCGATGAGTGTTGAATTCGCGGAAAATGGGTTTGTGTTAGGGTTTCAAGTGGTGATTGGAAGGGACTCTTTTTCTGTAATGCCACTTTTGCATCCTCAAGACGGAGAAGGTCAACTTTCGGAGCTTATTATTTTTGACAAACCTGTTGACAAATTTAAAATACTTAACCCTGTTTCTGATATTGAACTGACTTTGCATGTAAATCATTTGCCAGCTTTTGGCACTACTCCAAAGGGAAAGGATAAAAATATATTAAAATCAGGAAGCACAACAGTTTGTGAAGGAATAGACATAGTTACTCCTGAAATCTGGCGTGATGGCTTGGAAGGGCCAGTTGCGCCACCTAGTGAAACTCAGGTAAAGCATGTGGTGGTGCACCATTCGGCGGGGGCAAACAATTATAGTAGTGCTGTAGATGTAGTTAGAAATATTTACCTTTTTCATACTAAGCCACCATCAGAAGGAGGGAGAGGGTTTAATGATATTGCTTATAACTACCTGATCGGTAATGATGGATCGATATTTCAAGGTAGGGATGACCAAGGTCTGTTTGACCCCGACAATGTTTTGGGCGCTCACTTTTGTGCAAAAAACAGCAATACTATGGGGGTTTGCCTGATGGGTACTTTTAGCGCAGTCAGGCCTTCTTTTGAAATGGCAGAATCTTTATATGGCTTGATATCATGGAAGCTTCGGAAGGAAAGCCTTAGCCCTTTTAGTTCTTCGCAACACCCTATCAGTAATCCTGACAGGTGGCTTCAGGTGGTGGCTGGTCATCGGCAAGGGTGTGGCAGTACTGATACGAGCGCTTTTAACACTAGCCATACTTTATGCCCTGGTGATTCTGTCGCTCATATGTTAGGGGAGATGAGAAATCATATCTATGGAAAGATGCAAAGTTGTGATTATGTGAGCAGTATTGAGGAAGGCGAGGAGGATGAGGTGCGGCTATGGCCAATGCCTGCGTCTGCCTTCTTTAAAGTGTATGTGCCAGGAGAGCATGCTTATAATTTGTCTATATACACTTCTGAAGGTGTACTGAAAAAGTCACAAACTATAAAGGCCAAAGTAGAGGAACGGGTAAATATTGCAGGTTTAGCTAGTGGCCTTTATTTTGTATATTTAGAGACCGGAGGCTTAAGAAAGGTAAGGAAGCTGATTAAACAGTAG
- a CDS encoding glycoside hydrolase family 57 protein: protein MSSICLYFQVHQPYRLKQYSFFSIGNDHQYEDENLNREILNKVADKCYIPANKKMLELIKRHGKKFKLSFSISGVAIEQFEKYRPDVLDSFKELANTGCVEFLAETYYHSLCYMYSKDEFVRQVDKHGAKIQQHFNQKPKVFRNTELIYNNEMADFVQRMGYKAILAEGVDRLLHGRTPNILYSPPNNKKIKCLLKNHKLSDDVAFRFSDTNWSEYPLTAQKYADWLKINSYQADTINLFMDYETFGEHQWEGTGIFRFLDHLPEEVLKMEGFSFNTPSEVVDLYDAKGLYDAHHYTSWADTERDLSAWLSNPMQSETLSKLYALEEDVKRLKNPHILEKWSKLQISDHFYYMCTKNWGDGMVHNYFSPYNSPYDSYIYFINALSDFELVLRKAIQKKKSEPVKVFVNRGPARPTSELNAELEEEV, encoded by the coding sequence ATGTCATCTATTTGCTTATACTTCCAGGTACATCAACCTTACAGGCTAAAGCAGTATTCCTTCTTTAGCATTGGTAATGATCATCAGTATGAAGACGAAAACCTTAACAGGGAAATACTGAACAAGGTTGCTGACAAATGTTATATTCCTGCCAACAAAAAAATGTTGGAACTGATCAAAAGGCACGGTAAAAAATTCAAACTATCATTTTCCATCAGTGGGGTAGCTATAGAGCAGTTTGAAAAATACCGTCCAGATGTACTTGATTCTTTTAAAGAATTGGCAAATACTGGCTGTGTTGAGTTTTTGGCCGAAACTTATTACCACTCATTGTGCTATATGTACTCAAAAGATGAGTTTGTAAGGCAAGTAGATAAACATGGGGCAAAAATACAGCAGCATTTTAACCAGAAACCAAAAGTATTTAGAAATACCGAACTGATATACAACAATGAAATGGCCGACTTTGTACAGCGCATGGGCTACAAGGCCATTTTAGCAGAAGGCGTAGATCGGCTGCTGCATGGGAGAACTCCTAATATCCTTTACTCTCCACCAAACAACAAAAAGATCAAGTGCCTGTTGAAAAACCACAAACTGTCTGATGATGTAGCTTTCAGGTTTTCTGACACCAATTGGTCAGAGTATCCTTTAACAGCTCAAAAATACGCCGACTGGCTAAAAATAAATAGCTACCAAGCTGATACCATTAACTTGTTCATGGATTATGAAACCTTTGGCGAACACCAATGGGAAGGAACTGGCATATTCCGTTTTCTGGACCACTTACCAGAAGAAGTACTAAAAATGGAAGGCTTCAGCTTCAACACCCCTTCTGAAGTCGTTGACCTATACGATGCCAAAGGGTTGTATGACGCACACCACTATACATCATGGGCAGACACAGAAAGAGACCTTTCTGCATGGTTGAGCAACCCTATGCAGTCAGAAACCCTATCGAAGCTATATGCCCTTGAAGAAGATGTAAAAAGACTAAAAAACCCTCATATTTTGGAAAAATGGTCTAAACTCCAGATCTCGGATCATTTTTATTATATGTGCACAAAAAATTGGGGTGACGGAATGGTGCATAACTACTTTAGCCCATATAACTCACCTTATGATTCCTATATATACTTTATTAATGCACTTTCTGATTTTGAACTGGTGCTAAGAAAGGCCATTCAAAAGAAAAAGTCAGAACCCGTAAAGGTTTTTGTAAACAGAGGACCAGCAAGGCCAACAAGCGAGTTAAATGCAGAACTAGAAGAAGAAGTTTAG
- a CDS encoding substrate-binding domain-containing protein yields the protein MSNTIIRVGGVPEHFNMPWHEAIEQGKFREKGLEVRWTDFPGGTGAMNKALRENEIDVAVILTEGFIADVIKGNPASILGFYVVSPLRWGIHVPAKSDIKEVEDIKDRVYAISRPGSGSHLMAFVDADKRKWDASALTFKEVGNLNGAREALKTGAAEVFFWEKFTTKPYVDNGEFRIVGERPTPWPCFVLAARNAFIEDKLEEIRSLLSVLREQCKVFMQDSDNVSKIAKRYSLRKEDVETWIAGTEWATGPQVSLNTLSEVMKTLKKLQVVEEVVPPEQLCSVACRMV from the coding sequence ATGAGTAATACTATTATAAGAGTAGGAGGGGTGCCTGAGCATTTTAACATGCCATGGCATGAAGCTATAGAGCAGGGAAAATTCCGGGAAAAAGGCCTGGAGGTTCGGTGGACTGACTTTCCAGGTGGTACGGGGGCTATGAACAAAGCACTTCGGGAAAATGAAATTGATGTAGCAGTTATTCTTACAGAAGGATTTATTGCTGATGTGATCAAAGGAAACCCTGCTTCAATTCTTGGGTTTTATGTTGTTTCACCTTTACGCTGGGGTATTCATGTTCCTGCAAAATCTGATATAAAAGAGGTTGAAGATATCAAAGACCGAGTATACGCTATCAGCAGGCCAGGTTCCGGATCTCACTTAATGGCTTTTGTCGACGCTGATAAAAGAAAATGGGATGCTTCAGCCTTAACCTTCAAAGAGGTAGGGAATCTAAACGGGGCCAGAGAAGCATTGAAGACAGGGGCTGCCGAGGTGTTTTTTTGGGAAAAGTTTACGACTAAGCCATATGTAGATAATGGCGAGTTCCGAATAGTCGGGGAAAGGCCCACGCCATGGCCATGTTTTGTGTTGGCTGCCAGAAATGCATTTATTGAGGATAAGCTTGAGGAAATTCGGAGCTTGTTGTCAGTGTTGAGAGAGCAGTGCAAGGTTTTTATGCAAGATTCCGACAATGTTAGTAAAATAGCTAAAAGATATAGTCTTAGAAAGGAGGATGTGGAGACTTGGATTGCTGGTACTGAATGGGCAACGGGACCACAGGTTTCATTAAATACCTTAAGTGAGGTGATGAAAACTTTAAAAAAGCTTCAGGTGGTAGAGGAAGTTGTCCCGCCAGAGCAACTTTGTTCAGTTGCTTGCAGAATGGTATAA
- a CDS encoding DUF423 domain-containing protein, whose product MQKIFLIAASISGALAVMIGAFGAHALRATLEAAGRTETFETAVKYQFYHSLALLAAGIICSFYQSRLLDYAGYCFIGGILIFCGSLYILILSGVTKWGAVTPIGGLLFIAGWILMCISFFKMQG is encoded by the coding sequence ATGCAGAAAATCTTTTTAATAGCAGCCAGTATCTCTGGTGCCCTTGCGGTAATGATAGGTGCTTTTGGCGCACATGCTTTACGTGCCACTCTAGAAGCGGCAGGAAGAACAGAGACTTTTGAAACAGCAGTAAAATACCAGTTTTACCACTCACTGGCATTACTTGCTGCGGGAATCATTTGCAGTTTCTACCAAAGTCGCCTTTTAGATTATGCAGGTTACTGCTTTATTGGCGGTATCTTGATATTTTGCGGATCGCTTTACATACTTATTCTTTCCGGTGTTACTAAATGGGGCGCAGTGACACCTATTGGAGGTTTGCTGTTTATAGCGGGTTGGATCCTGATGTGCATCTCCTTTTTCAAAATGCAAGGGTAA
- a CDS encoding glycoside hydrolase family 31 protein has product MENYMNINHNQVTVQQFPDYVQKWDREDNDFYFYCTKAVLKVSVVSDKVLRFRFATEDGFPNDFSYSGAYTYKGKVKSLDFVEEEDHFIIITSFLECIITKKGLTTKILDKEGRVLQEDEKGYHWEEHKKYGGNIVMTSKKVQSGEHFFGLGDKASDFDLRGSRFELWGKDTYGYMKHSDPLYKNIPFFLSLHHKVGSGVFFDNSFRSFFDFGHERKNVYSYWAQGGEMNYYFIYGPSLLEVVETYTLMTGTPEMPPLWSLGYHQCKWSYYPEKQVRDICRQFREKEIPCDAIYLDIDYMEGFRCFTWSKEYFPDPKGMVSDLSKSGFKTVVIIDPGIKVDKDYWVYKEGLEKDYFCKRMDGPLMKGSVWPGECNFPDFTNPEVRQWWADLFKGLMETGVKGVWNDMNEPAVFEIETFPYDVRHDYDGNPCSHRKAHNVYGMQMARATYEGVKKYMNPDRPFVITRSGYAGVQRYSSVWTGDNVATWEHLWLANVQCQRLSVSGISFCGSDIGGFIETPSGEMYIRWLQLGVFHPFFRTHSSGDHGDQEPWSYGPEYEKLAKKFIGLRYQLLPYVYTTFWQYHKYGTPMLRPIVFTDQQDTETHFRQDEFALGDNLLACPVYQEKADGRWLYLPAGKWFYYWTDELVNGGTEVWAEAPIDKVPIYIKAGAVIPHYPVMQYVGEFELEALTLHVYYTNKSHKSTLYEDDGDGYGYEKGECVIKSFKTSGAEGSFSVLQGTNGTFEPRYQHYEVVFHGLPFEPSAIECDGEGVEFDVEESLVTVKINKNFQKLILTA; this is encoded by the coding sequence ATGGAGAATTACATGAATATTAACCATAATCAGGTAACAGTTCAACAATTTCCTGATTATGTACAAAAGTGGGATAGGGAAGACAATGATTTTTATTTCTATTGTACTAAAGCAGTTCTGAAAGTATCAGTTGTTTCTGACAAAGTTTTAAGATTTCGGTTTGCTACCGAAGATGGATTCCCAAATGACTTTTCATACTCTGGTGCCTATACCTATAAAGGCAAGGTCAAGTCTCTTGACTTTGTTGAAGAAGAGGATCACTTTATTATCATCACTAGTTTTCTAGAGTGTATTATAACTAAAAAGGGGCTTACCACCAAAATTCTCGACAAAGAGGGCAGGGTGCTTCAAGAGGACGAAAAAGGTTATCATTGGGAGGAGCATAAAAAATACGGCGGAAATATTGTGATGACCAGTAAGAAGGTTCAGAGTGGAGAGCACTTCTTTGGTTTAGGCGATAAAGCTTCTGATTTTGACCTTCGGGGAAGCAGGTTTGAACTCTGGGGCAAAGATACCTACGGATATATGAAGCACTCCGATCCGCTTTATAAAAACATCCCGTTTTTTCTCAGCCTCCATCACAAGGTAGGTTCTGGGGTTTTCTTTGATAATTCTTTTAGGAGCTTTTTTGATTTTGGGCACGAGCGGAAAAATGTATATAGCTATTGGGCCCAAGGCGGGGAAATGAACTACTATTTTATATATGGCCCCAGTTTGTTGGAAGTGGTAGAGACTTATACATTGATGACTGGCACCCCTGAAATGCCGCCTTTGTGGTCGTTGGGCTACCATCAGTGTAAGTGGAGCTATTACCCAGAAAAACAGGTAAGGGATATATGCCGTCAGTTTCGGGAAAAAGAGATTCCCTGCGATGCTATTTACCTTGACATAGACTATATGGAAGGGTTCAGGTGCTTTACCTGGAGCAAGGAGTACTTCCCTGATCCGAAAGGTATGGTTTCCGATCTTTCAAAAAGTGGATTTAAAACAGTGGTGATTATAGATCCTGGAATTAAGGTAGATAAGGATTACTGGGTTTATAAGGAAGGATTGGAGAAAGATTACTTTTGCAAACGTATGGATGGCCCACTGATGAAAGGTTCTGTATGGCCGGGCGAATGCAATTTTCCTGATTTTACCAACCCTGAAGTGCGACAGTGGTGGGCTGATTTGTTTAAAGGTTTAATGGAAACCGGTGTAAAGGGGGTATGGAATGATATGAACGAACCGGCGGTTTTTGAGATTGAAACTTTCCCATACGATGTTAGGCATGATTATGACGGGAATCCTTGTAGCCATAGGAAAGCACACAATGTTTATGGCATGCAAATGGCCAGAGCTACTTATGAAGGGGTGAAAAAGTATATGAACCCTGACCGTCCTTTTGTTATTACCAGGTCGGGATATGCTGGTGTTCAACGTTATTCTTCTGTATGGACAGGGGACAATGTTGCTACGTGGGAGCATTTGTGGCTTGCCAATGTTCAGTGTCAACGGTTGAGTGTTTCTGGTATTTCGTTTTGTGGCTCTGATATAGGTGGTTTCATAGAGACTCCTTCTGGGGAAATGTACATACGGTGGCTACAATTAGGGGTATTCCACCCGTTTTTCCGTACGCACTCATCGGGTGACCATGGCGACCAGGAACCGTGGTCTTATGGGCCGGAGTATGAAAAATTAGCAAAGAAATTTATTGGTCTAAGGTATCAGTTGTTGCCTTATGTTTATACGACTTTTTGGCAATACCACAAATATGGTACGCCTATGTTGCGGCCTATTGTGTTTACCGATCAGCAGGATACAGAAACCCACTTCCGTCAGGATGAATTTGCTTTAGGCGACAATCTGCTTGCCTGTCCTGTATACCAAGAAAAAGCCGATGGAAGATGGTTGTACCTGCCAGCAGGGAAGTGGTTTTACTATTGGACTGATGAGTTGGTCAACGGAGGTACGGAAGTTTGGGCTGAAGCTCCAATCGATAAAGTGCCTATTTATATTAAAGCTGGCGCTGTCATTCCTCACTACCCTGTTATGCAATATGTTGGTGAATTCGAACTTGAAGCACTGACACTGCATGTTTACTATACCAACAAGAGCCATAAAAGTACTTTGTATGAGGATGATGGTGATGGTTATGGATACGAGAAGGGGGAATGTGTAATCAAATCTTTTAAAACCAGTGGCGCTGAGGGATCATTTTCTGTGCTACAAGGGACCAATGGGACATTTGAACCTAGATATCAGCATTATGAAGTTGTTTTTCACGGCCTTCCTTTTGAACCATCGGCAATTGAGTGTGATGGAGAAGGTGTGGAGTTTGATGTAGAGGAAAGTTTAGTGACCGTTAAAATAAATAAGAACTTTCAGAAACTTATTCTTACGGCTTAG
- a CDS encoding phage holin family protein, with the protein MWNIIVVVLLNGLAVWLGAKYLKGISVKSYGHAIWTGILISVLNGTLGWVLNILALPLTWITFGLFSFVISGLIILLVDKLVLGFKVANFFWAFIFAIIMAVANGLVQTLIYGPF; encoded by the coding sequence ATGTGGAATATAATAGTAGTCGTACTATTGAACGGTTTGGCTGTATGGCTGGGAGCTAAATACTTAAAAGGAATATCTGTAAAAAGCTATGGACATGCCATATGGACAGGTATTCTAATTTCAGTTCTAAATGGAACGTTGGGTTGGGTCCTGAACATATTGGCACTCCCATTGACATGGATAACCTTTGGCTTATTCAGCTTTGTCATTTCTGGTTTAATTATTCTACTGGTTGATAAACTGGTGCTAGGGTTTAAAGTCGCAAACTTTTTTTGGGCATTTATTTTTGCCATTATTATGGCGGTGGCAAACGGTCTTGTACAAACCTTGATCTATGGTCCTTTTTAG
- a CDS encoding peptide MFS transporter produces the protein MSLSIVIMIAAWIFVIVWIGSVIYTQRNIHPRALFILFIVELWERFSYYGMRSLLVLYMINHLAYRDDPAYGIYGAYGALVYATPVLGGIIADKFLGYRKSILLGAILMAFGHFALAFEYEYVFFLALGFLIIGNGFFKPNISSLVGRLYPEGDPKKDSAFTLFYMGINTGAFLAPLTCGAVGEIFGWHYGFGLAGIGMVLGLVIFIYGNRSGAFGMQGLPPLEGEIHKKVLKVFSREQLIYILSFLSVPLFAVLVNQNEISSRILMVVGASMIIYLFVLALKEEKVAKERLFVILILFFFTTMFWTFFELAGSSLMLFTDRNVDREVLGFPLPASIFQSVNPLFIILLAPAFAALWSFLGKRGKEPSAPLKFSTSLIQLGLGFGALVLGAQFAGENALVPLVFLILAYLLHTTGELCISPIGLSLVTKLSATKIVAFVMGIWFLSSSFAHLIGAEIAKLTSLPQEEGDVEIPLQASLSVYTEVFGHIAWISIVTGIFLIFLAPQLKRWMHGVK, from the coding sequence ATGAGTTTGTCTATTGTTATAATGATCGCAGCCTGGATATTCGTAATTGTTTGGATAGGTTCTGTGATTTATACCCAACGGAATATACACCCGCGGGCACTGTTCATTCTTTTTATAGTAGAACTCTGGGAAAGGTTTAGTTACTATGGAATGCGATCCTTATTGGTGCTTTATATGATTAATCACTTAGCATATAGAGATGACCCTGCTTATGGGATTTACGGAGCTTATGGTGCTTTGGTCTATGCTACACCCGTTTTGGGAGGGATAATAGCAGATAAGTTTCTAGGTTATAGGAAGTCTATTTTATTAGGCGCTATTCTCATGGCATTTGGGCATTTTGCACTGGCTTTTGAGTATGAGTATGTATTTTTCCTGGCTTTAGGTTTCTTGATTATAGGGAATGGCTTTTTTAAACCTAATATTTCAAGCCTTGTGGGGCGTTTGTATCCAGAAGGTGATCCTAAAAAAGATAGTGCATTTACTTTGTTCTATATGGGTATCAATACCGGGGCTTTTCTTGCGCCATTGACTTGTGGTGCTGTTGGAGAGATTTTCGGGTGGCATTATGGTTTTGGATTGGCTGGAATTGGGATGGTTCTGGGGCTTGTCATTTTTATTTACGGCAACCGCTCGGGAGCTTTTGGAATGCAGGGCCTTCCGCCCTTGGAGGGAGAAATCCATAAAAAAGTATTAAAGGTATTTTCAAGGGAGCAGTTGATATATATACTTTCTTTTTTGTCTGTTCCGCTTTTTGCTGTACTGGTAAATCAGAATGAAATAAGTAGCCGGATACTTATGGTGGTAGGCGCATCTATGATTATCTACCTTTTTGTTTTGGCTTTAAAAGAAGAAAAAGTGGCAAAGGAAAGGTTGTTCGTTATTTTGATCCTTTTCTTTTTTACCACCATGTTTTGGACCTTCTTCGAGTTGGCAGGAAGTTCTCTTATGTTGTTTACCGATAGAAACGTGGATAGGGAAGTGCTAGGGTTCCCTTTGCCTGCCAGTATATTTCAAAGTGTAAACCCTTTATTTATAATTTTGCTTGCACCTGCTTTTGCAGCGCTCTGGTCTTTTTTGGGCAAACGCGGAAAAGAACCGTCTGCTCCTTTAAAGTTCTCTACAAGTTTGATCCAGTTAGGGCTAGGTTTTGGAGCGTTGGTATTAGGGGCTCAGTTTGCCGGTGAAAATGCACTTGTGCCTTTAGTTTTTCTTATTTTAGCATACCTGCTTCATACGACAGGGGAATTATGTATATCACCAATTGGGCTCTCGTTGGTAACCAAATTGTCTGCGACTAAAATTGTAGCTTTTGTAATGGGTATATGGTTTTTATCTTCCTCTTTTGCGCATTTAATCGGGGCTGAAATAGCTAAGCTCACTTCTTTGCCACAAGAAGAAGGTGATGTGGAAATTCCGCTACAAGCAAGCCTTTCAGTGTATACGGAAGTTTTTGGCCACATAGCATGGATTTCTATTGTAACAGGGATCTTCCTTATTTTCCTAGCACCTCAATTAAAAAGGTGGATGCATGGTGTGAAGTAG
- a CDS encoding glycosyltransferase — MKRPRILMLGWEFPPIINGGLGVACLGLCKALSRYADLTMIIPKSDPSFMVENVELIGLNNVDIENLKKVETGRHYKEFAREVETIEAEILPYGRSIKQGEIEKETSTDKYQESYHERFDTEFNVFQFGELYGEDVAWKVSEYAKYALRLSADKDFDIIHCHDWMTFIAGMEIKQRTGKPLVLHIHSLEYDRSGPEAQNWIFDLEKQAMQFADSVIPVSYYTGSIAKNHYGIDPKKIHPVHNGADPVHVYHDIKDFPEKLILFLGRVTGQKGPQYFLDIASKVTSHVPNVRFVMAGTGDRLRGLIETGAYKQIGNKLHFTGFLDKEKVHKLLAIADVYCMPSVSEPFGLSALEAAQFGVPCVISKQSGVSEVLNGALKADYWDIDRMSAHIISLLQNDALRKTVIQDAFEDLNECSWENAAEKVSNIYNNFI, encoded by the coding sequence ATGAAAAGACCACGGATTTTAATGCTTGGCTGGGAATTTCCTCCTATAATAAATGGAGGTCTTGGAGTTGCCTGCCTAGGACTTTGCAAAGCCTTATCAAGGTATGCAGACTTAACCATGATCATTCCAAAATCCGACCCTTCCTTTATGGTTGAGAATGTGGAGCTGATAGGTCTCAACAATGTTGACATAGAAAACTTAAAGAAGGTTGAAACCGGCAGACATTATAAAGAATTCGCCCGTGAAGTAGAAACTATTGAGGCTGAAATACTTCCTTATGGAAGATCTATAAAACAAGGGGAAATAGAAAAAGAAACGTCTACTGACAAATATCAGGAATCCTACCATGAACGCTTTGACACTGAGTTTAATGTTTTTCAGTTTGGCGAACTTTATGGTGAAGATGTAGCTTGGAAAGTTTCTGAATATGCCAAATATGCTTTAAGACTATCTGCCGACAAAGACTTTGATATCATTCATTGCCATGACTGGATGACTTTTATAGCAGGCATGGAAATTAAACAAAGGACGGGAAAACCACTTGTGCTTCACATCCACTCATTAGAGTATGACCGCAGTGGCCCAGAAGCTCAAAATTGGATTTTTGACCTCGAAAAACAAGCCATGCAGTTTGCAGACAGTGTCATACCTGTAAGCTATTATACAGGCTCTATTGCTAAAAACCATTACGGCATAGACCCTAAAAAAATCCATCCGGTACACAATGGCGCAGACCCAGTACATGTGTACCATGACATCAAGGATTTTCCTGAAAAACTCATCCTTTTCCTAGGGAGGGTAACAGGACAAAAAGGCCCCCAATATTTTCTGGACATAGCATCTAAAGTAACAAGCCATGTGCCTAACGTCAGGTTTGTAATGGCAGGTACAGGCGACCGCTTACGAGGGCTCATTGAAACCGGTGCGTATAAACAAATAGGCAACAAGCTCCACTTCACTGGCTTTTTGGACAAAGAAAAAGTACACAAGCTACTGGCTATAGCTGATGTCTACTGCATGCCTTCTGTTTCAGAACCTTTTGGCCTATCGGCTCTAGAGGCTGCACAGTTTGGTGTTCCTTGTGTTATTTCTAAACAATCTGGGGTTTCTGAAGTTCTTAACGGAGCACTCAAAGCAGACTATTGGGACATCGACAGAATGTCTGCCCATATAATCTCTTTATTGCAAAACGATGCCCTTAGAAAAACTGTCATACAAGATGCATTTGAAGATTTGAACGAATGCAGTTGGGAAAATGCTGCCGAAAAAGTAAGTAATATTTATAACAACTTTATATAA
- a CDS encoding rhomboid family intramembrane serine protease: protein MLEEKKRLFKSLIPGTLIVAIAALVYLLDRELSLNFYKLGIYPRNIKGLPGLITSPFIHSSTSHLYSNAIPIILLTTAIRFFYYDIFYKILFLIWAITNLWIWCLARESFHIGASGLLYGFAFFLFFGGIFRKDRPSIALSLLIAFLYGSLFWGLFPFNMHISWEAHLMGALSGLLVAWHFRSWNLPIKEPEYEWMNEDHDKEEEYPYWLEGTDQEVKEKKDGEDKPSPPDQSHTSENKTLNFQYVYVSKKEQKKTR, encoded by the coding sequence ATGCTAGAAGAAAAAAAACGTTTATTTAAAAGCCTCATACCAGGGACATTGATAGTCGCTATTGCGGCATTAGTATATCTACTGGATCGAGAACTTTCTTTAAACTTTTACAAATTAGGCATTTATCCAAGAAACATCAAAGGTTTGCCAGGGTTGATCACTTCCCCATTTATTCACAGCAGCACATCGCACCTTTATTCTAATGCCATACCCATTATATTGCTCACGACAGCCATTAGGTTCTTTTACTATGACATCTTCTATAAGATATTGTTCTTAATCTGGGCCATTACCAACCTGTGGATCTGGTGCCTTGCCAGGGAATCGTTTCACATCGGGGCAAGTGGTTTGTTATACGGTTTCGCTTTCTTCCTTTTTTTCGGGGGAATATTTAGAAAAGATAGGCCTTCCATAGCACTTTCTTTGCTTATTGCCTTTCTCTATGGAAGCCTTTTTTGGGGGCTATTTCCATTCAACATGCACATTTCATGGGAAGCCCACCTAATGGGAGCACTTTCTGGACTGCTCGTGGCTTGGCACTTTAGGTCATGGAACCTTCCAATCAAAGAGCCCGAGTATGAATGGATGAATGAAGATCATGATAAAGAAGAAGAGTACCCCTACTGGCTAGAAGGAACAGACCAAGAGGTAAAAGAAAAGAAAGATGGAGAAGACAAACCTTCGCCACCTGACCAAAGCCACACATCAGAAAATAAAACTTTAAACTTTCAATACGTGTATGTTTCTAAAAAAGAACAGAAAAAAACTCGATAA